The window AACGTGCGCGTTCTGGGGCGCAACTACCGTGTACCGGAGGTGACGGGATGAAGCGAAGTGCGGTTTTGGCCATAGGTCTTTTGCTCCTGGGCCTCGGGTTTTCCCAGTTAAGCCCCTTCAAGGCCCGGCTCCAGGCGGCCATCCAGTCCGGTGGCCCCGAGTTTGCCCAGGTGATGCTGGGCCAGGATAAGGCCCAGGCCCTCTGCACCCAGTACCGGGACAAGCTCCCCCCCGAGCTCATCCCGGCCTTCCTGGAGGAGCAGAAGGCCCTCATCAAGTACCCCCAGAACGGGAAGCTCATGGGGGACTGGAAGAACGGGGAGAAGGTCTTCACCGACCCCAGGCGGGGGAACTGCTACGCCTGCCACCAGGGGGTGGCGGACGAGGTGGCCCACGGCACCATGGGGCCGAGCCTCCTGAACTACGGGGCCAGGGGCCAGTCCGAGGCGGTGGTGCGCTACACCTACGAGAAGATCTACAACGCCTGGGCCTTCGTGCCCTGCTCCCTCATGTACCGGGGCGGGGTGCACGGCCTCTTCACCCCTGAGGAGACCGCGGACCTGGTGGCCTTCCTCTTGGACCCTGAGTCCCCCATCAACCGGAGGTGAGCTGTGAGGAAGCGCCTTGTTCCTGTTCTGTTGGGCTTGGCTGGCCTCGGGGCCCTCTTCGCCTACACCCAAGGGCAGAAGCCCCTGGACCCCTTTGAGGAGGCCATGCGCCAGCGGCAGATGTACCTGGAAACCTTCGGCGTGCTCCCCGGGGAGCTCTTCGTGGAGGAGGGCAAGGAGCTCTTCCACCGCAAAGGGCCTTCCGGGAAGACCCTCGAGGCCTGCGACTTCGGCAAGGGGCCTGGGGTGCTGGAAGGGGTCTACGCCATCCTGCCCAGGTACTTCCCCGATAGCCGCAAGGTGGAGGACCTGGAAAGCCGGGTCTACACCTGCATGCAGACCGTCCAGGGGTATAAGCCAGGGGAGATCAAGCGGGAGGAGGTGCAGGCCATCACCACCTACATCGCTTCCTTCTCCTCCAAGGCCAAGATCCAGGTGGTGCCCAAGCACCCGGAGGAGCTGGCCATGTACAACCTGGGCCGGGAGCTCTGGTATACCCGTGCCGGGAGCCGGGACATGAGCTGCGCGGTCTGCCACGACCAGTACGCCGGCCAGAGGGTGCGCCTCTCCCCGGTGCGGAGCCCCAAGCAGGGCCTGGGGAACGAGTGGCCGGCCTACCGCTTTGAGGCGGACAAGCTCTACACCATGGAGGACCGGATCAACTTCTGCTACGAGTCCATCGGCATCCACCCCCCCGCCTTCTACTCCGAGCCCCACATCGCCCTTACGGTCTACATGCTGGCCGAGGCCACCAAGGCGGGGAAGACCTTTGAGGAGCTCCCCTTCTTCACCCGCTAGCCATGCGTAGGCGCGACCTCCTCCTTTTCCTCCCCCTCCTCCCCCTGGCCCGGGGGGCGGAGGGGGAGGGGTGGGTCCAGGCCTTTGGAACCTTCATAGAAAAGGTACCCCCGGCGAGCTACCTGGTCTACCCCACGGAGGCCGCGGACCTCCTCCTCTTTGAGCCCTTGGTCCTGGACGTGCGCACGGAGGAGGAGCGCAAAAAGGGGTACATCCCGGGCTCGGTGCACATCTACGCGGGCCAGGTGCCGAGGCGCCTTTCCGAGCTCCCCAAGGATAAGGAGGCCCTCATCCTGGTCTACTGCAACTCGGGGAGCGTTTCCATGGTGGTGGCCGCCTTCCTACAGGCGGCCGGGTACAAGAACGCGAAGAACATCGCCCATGGGTTCAAGGGCTGGCTGGACGCCGGCCTGCCGGTGGAGGGAGGATCATGAGGAAGCTTTTTGCGCTCTTTTTGGTGGCGGGCCTTTCCCTGGCCCAATCTCTCCTGGTGGAGGTGCGGGGAAGCCTCGAGGCGGTGGAGGGGAGGACCCTGGCCGCCCTCAAGGCGGTGGGCCTGGAGCCCGACCGGGTGCTGAACCTGGGGGAGCAGGTGCGCCAGGTGACGGGGCCCGGCTTCCCCGACTACCGGCTCATCGTCCTCAAGCCGGAAAAGGGGAGCCTCGAGGCGGTGAGCAAGAACCCCATGGCGGCCATCGTCCTGCCCCCCACGGTGTTCATCACCGGAGGGGGGGAGCGGTACACCGTGGGCACCTTTGACGGCCGCCTCCTTTTTGGGATGCTGGGGGTGTACGGGGGCGAGGTGGAGCGGCTCACCTGGCGGCTGGAGGCCGCGCTGGGCCGGCTTGGGGTGGTGAAGCGCCTGCCTCCGGCCATGATGCCCGACCCCTCTAGCGGCATGATGCCCGCCCTTTTCTACCGCGTCCCCAACGCCGCCCTGGAGGACGTGGTCCTCCAGGTGGAGGCGGAACTGGCGGCAAACGGCCTTAACCTCCTCCCCAACGTGAAGGTGGGCCCGGTGACGGTGATCATGCCCTGCAAGAGCGAGTGGGCCCGGATCATGTTCCTCACCCAGCCCGCGGGGGGCTTCGCTGCACCCTGCCGCTTCTTCGCCATGCAGATGGGCAAGGACGTCCTGGTGGGGGCCATCGAGCCCATGCTCATGACCATCATGCCCGGGGTCATGGGCTCCCCTGCGGTGGCCATGCTCCAGGAGGCCCGCCAGGTGATGAGCTCCGTTTTGGAGACCGTGGGCGGGGTGCCCTACCGCCCTGGTCCATAAGGGAGGGAACGCATGAGCAAGGTGAACCGGCGCCAGCTTCTCAAGACGGGGGCCGCCTTGGCCGCGGCCGGGGCCTTGGGCCAGGGCTTCGCCCAGGAGTTCTACGCTTCCCCGCCCACCCTCCTCCCCCGCACCCGGGCCCCCCGGGTGGTGGTGGTGGGGGGCGGCTGGGGCGGGACCACCGTGGCCCGAAAGGTGAAGCAGCAGAACCCCAACGTGGAAGTGGTCCTGGTGGA of the Thermus oshimai DSM 12092 genome contains:
- the soxX gene encoding sulfur oxidation c-type cytochrome SoxX, with product MKRSAVLAIGLLLLGLGFSQLSPFKARLQAAIQSGGPEFAQVMLGQDKAQALCTQYRDKLPPELIPAFLEEQKALIKYPQNGKLMGDWKNGEKVFTDPRRGNCYACHQGVADEVAHGTMGPSLLNYGARGQSEAVVRYTYEKIYNAWAFVPCSLMYRGGVHGLFTPEETADLVAFLLDPESPINRR
- the soxA gene encoding sulfur oxidation c-type cytochrome SoxA: MRKRLVPVLLGLAGLGALFAYTQGQKPLDPFEEAMRQRQMYLETFGVLPGELFVEEGKELFHRKGPSGKTLEACDFGKGPGVLEGVYAILPRYFPDSRKVEDLESRVYTCMQTVQGYKPGEIKREEVQAITTYIASFSSKAKIQVVPKHPEELAMYNLGRELWYTRAGSRDMSCAVCHDQYAGQRVRLSPVRSPKQGLGNEWPAYRFEADKLYTMEDRINFCYESIGIHPPAFYSEPHIALTVYMLAEATKAGKTFEELPFFTR
- a CDS encoding rhodanese-like domain-containing protein, whose product is MRRRDLLLFLPLLPLARGAEGEGWVQAFGTFIEKVPPASYLVYPTEAADLLLFEPLVLDVRTEEERKKGYIPGSVHIYAGQVPRRLSELPKDKEALILVYCNSGSVSMVVAAFLQAAGYKNAKNIAHGFKGWLDAGLPVEGGS
- a CDS encoding translation initiation factor 2 is translated as MRKLFALFLVAGLSLAQSLLVEVRGSLEAVEGRTLAALKAVGLEPDRVLNLGEQVRQVTGPGFPDYRLIVLKPEKGSLEAVSKNPMAAIVLPPTVFITGGGERYTVGTFDGRLLFGMLGVYGGEVERLTWRLEAALGRLGVVKRLPPAMMPDPSSGMMPALFYRVPNAALEDVVLQVEAELAANGLNLLPNVKVGPVTVIMPCKSEWARIMFLTQPAGGFAAPCRFFAMQMGKDVLVGAIEPMLMTIMPGVMGSPAVAMLQEARQVMSSVLETVGGVPYRPGP